A part of Methanothermobacter thermautotrophicus genomic DNA contains:
- a CDS encoding glycosyltransferase family 2 protein, with protein MMRNLREMFGLRLVTVIPAFNEERTVESVVRGALEHGDVILVDDGSTDRTAALGEAAGARVIRHQRNMGKGAALKTGIREALEGDYDVIVFMDADGQHDPSMIPELASAVNGGDFIIGSRFIRNNHDSMPIHRQLSNRITTWILRLATGYRITDSQSGFRAISARYAHLILEIPYDDYVYESEAICETSRHRLRIAEVPITCTYGDEKSYIGAGDVLRYIRFIVRLFIRRISRVNG; from the coding sequence ATGATGAGAAACTTACGTGAAATGTTTGGGTTGAGGTTAGTGACAGTCATACCAGCATTCAATGAGGAGAGAACCGTTGAGTCAGTTGTGAGGGGCGCCCTTGAACATGGCGACGTGATCCTTGTGGATGATGGCAGCACAGACAGGACCGCAGCCCTCGGGGAGGCCGCAGGTGCAAGGGTCATAAGGCATCAGAGGAACATGGGGAAGGGCGCAGCCCTCAAGACGGGTATAAGGGAGGCCCTTGAGGGAGACTATGACGTCATCGTATTCATGGACGCCGATGGCCAGCACGACCCCTCCATGATACCTGAACTCGCATCTGCAGTTAACGGTGGCGACTTCATCATAGGGTCAAGGTTCATAAGGAATAACCATGACAGCATGCCCATCCACAGGCAGCTATCAAACAGGATAACCACATGGATACTGAGGCTGGCCACAGGGTACCGGATAACCGACAGCCAGAGCGGATTCAGGGCCATATCAGCCAGGTACGCCCACCTGATACTTGAAATACCCTACGATGACTACGTCTATGAATCAGAGGCCATATGTGAGACTTCAAGGCACAGGCTCAGGATAGCGGAGGTCCCCATCACCTGCACCTATGGTGATGAGAAGTCCTACATCGGGGCGGGGGATGTCCTCCGGTACATAAGGTTCATAGTGAGACTCTTCATCAGAAGAATATCCAGGGTTAACGGCTGA
- a CDS encoding UPF0104 family protein, with amino-acid sequence MKRFYFFALSILLIVALIVWMGPYRIIRAVYMADWMIIAIALLIHMGVLAVRGLRWGFIIGQPWRMRVNFMVKTIGLFAGNLSPMRSAGEVMNALAGKKLNGVELSEGLSAGLTERFFDLGIGGVLLLLAAVMVPRIRIIALVGAILSVLMTYLIYLVNWREEKGLRIYQRIHRVIEKLPISEGTLENIYERLTSGIRGMIGYTRSYSNFTSMGVIFLLSLLSWLMECLRLYLVFMAFGLEIAFSAVIIIFLLANLVGILSALPGGMGSMEVSMAGLFVIFGVPGFLAGSIALVDRIISFWTVTALGAIFSSCYAAEIFDEVRSYILDVRS; translated from the coding sequence ATGAAAAGGTTTTACTTCTTTGCACTGAGCATTCTTCTCATAGTGGCCCTAATAGTGTGGATGGGCCCCTACAGGATCATCAGGGCAGTCTACATGGCAGACTGGATGATAATAGCCATAGCACTGCTCATCCACATGGGGGTTCTGGCTGTGAGGGGCCTCAGGTGGGGCTTCATCATAGGCCAGCCATGGAGGATGCGGGTCAACTTCATGGTGAAGACCATCGGCCTCTTTGCAGGTAACCTCAGCCCGATGCGAAGTGCCGGGGAGGTTATGAATGCACTGGCAGGTAAAAAGCTGAACGGTGTTGAACTCTCAGAGGGCCTCTCAGCAGGTTTAACCGAGAGGTTCTTTGACCTGGGGATAGGGGGTGTCTTGCTCCTCCTGGCTGCTGTGATGGTCCCCAGGATAAGGATAATCGCACTCGTGGGGGCCATTCTATCCGTCCTCATGACCTACCTCATCTACCTTGTTAACTGGAGGGAGGAGAAGGGTTTGAGGATCTACCAGAGGATACACAGGGTCATTGAGAAACTCCCCATCTCAGAGGGGACACTTGAGAACATCTATGAGCGGTTAACCTCAGGGATAAGGGGCATGATAGGTTACACCAGGTCATACTCAAATTTCACCTCCATGGGGGTCATATTCCTCCTCTCACTCCTCTCATGGCTCATGGAGTGCCTCAGGCTCTACCTGGTCTTCATGGCCTTCGGGTTGGAGATCGCCTTCTCCGCGGTTATAATAATATTCCTCCTGGCGAACCTTGTGGGTATACTCTCTGCCCTCCCTGGGGGTATGGGATCAATGGAGGTCTCCATGGCGGGGCTCTTTGTGATATTCGGTGTCCCTGGCTTCCTGGCCGGGAGCATCGCCCTGGTGGACCGTATAATATCCTTCTGGACCGTCACAGCACTGGGGGCCATCTTCTCCTCATGCTATGCAGCTGAGATATTTGATGAGGTCAGGTCATATATTCTGGATGTGAGGTCCTGA
- a CDS encoding glycosyltransferase, producing the protein MRILVVQESDWIERNPHQQHHLFDRLSARGHEVRVIDYPIDWRKDEGGGIMNPRRVYRGVHKVREDASVDVIRPAHLRVPVLDYLSIPFTHGREIRRQIREFKPDLVVGFGLINSFIASVEAGRQGIPFIYYLIDVLYTLIPERAFQGLGKLLMRKTIERSDLVLTINRKLDQLAAELGAARTEVIDAGIDLSEFDPHLDGSRIRERYGVGDEDILLFFMGFLYNFSGLRELAAAMAEKREEYPQVKLMVVGDGDAYDDLKRIGDDNPGSLILTGRQPYSEIPEFVAASDICILPAHIDEEIMQDIVPIKLYEYLAMAKPVIATRLPGIYMEFGEGNGIHYIERPEETLDVAVELAGRLREEGQRGRRFVESNDWETITDRFEETLRELVEQDE; encoded by the coding sequence ATGAGGATACTCGTTGTACAGGAATCGGACTGGATAGAGAGGAATCCCCACCAGCAGCACCACCTCTTTGACAGGTTATCTGCCAGGGGCCATGAGGTGAGGGTCATAGACTACCCCATAGACTGGCGGAAGGATGAAGGTGGGGGCATCATGAACCCCCGCCGGGTCTACAGGGGGGTCCACAAGGTCAGGGAGGATGCCAGTGTGGATGTGATAAGACCAGCCCACCTCAGGGTCCCGGTACTTGACTACCTCTCGATACCCTTCACCCATGGGAGGGAGATAAGGAGGCAGATAAGGGAGTTCAAACCGGACCTTGTGGTCGGATTCGGCCTCATAAACTCCTTCATAGCATCAGTCGAGGCGGGCAGACAGGGAATACCCTTCATATATTACCTCATCGACGTACTCTACACCCTGATACCGGAGAGGGCCTTCCAGGGGCTCGGGAAACTATTGATGAGGAAGACCATCGAAAGGTCTGACCTCGTCCTCACCATCAACCGGAAGTTGGACCAGCTGGCAGCTGAACTTGGAGCTGCAAGGACGGAGGTCATAGACGCCGGCATAGACCTTTCAGAGTTCGACCCCCACCTTGACGGTTCACGCATAAGGGAGAGGTACGGTGTTGGGGATGAAGACATCCTCCTCTTCTTCATGGGATTCCTCTACAACTTCTCTGGTCTAAGGGAACTTGCAGCGGCAATGGCAGAGAAGCGTGAGGAGTACCCACAGGTGAAGCTTATGGTGGTTGGGGATGGAGACGCATACGATGACCTTAAAAGGATAGGGGATGATAACCCGGGGAGCCTCATACTGACAGGCAGACAGCCCTACAGTGAGATACCCGAGTTTGTAGCGGCATCTGACATCTGCATACTCCCCGCCCACATAGACGAGGAGATAATGCAGGACATAGTCCCCATAAAGCTCTACGAGTACCTTGCAATGGCAAAGCCCGTAATAGCCACAAGGCTGCCAGGAATATACATGGAGTTCGGTGAGGGCAACGGCATCCACTACATAGAGAGGCCAGAGGAGACCCTTGACGTTGCAGTGGAACTTGCAGGTAGACTCCGAGAGGAGGGACAGAGGGGTAGGCGCTTCGTCGAGTCAAATGACTGGGAGACCATCACCGACAGGTTCGAGGAGACCCTCAGGGAACTTGTGGAGCAGGATGAGTGA
- a CDS encoding flippase — protein MSQARALARNTLFLLVATIFTNVAAFVWNIYLARYLGTAGFGILSTALALTGIFSILADLGIGTYITREIARNPSGAGGLVAAGLGNRIILACIVFVLILLLPLTGLYSGTAAAVIIFIAGYMLVGSFGSFFNSIFQGFQRMEYQTIWNILNSLFILLGVLAVIWMRGSVVDVAIAYLIAAILSLVYSAAIFTHRFFTPGLSFSRDMIREALPFGLTSVFTLIYFWIDSVMLSLMKGDVSVGLYNAPYRLLTVITSLYSVYLAAVFPVMSRFHVESEDSLRFTYMRSLKYLIIIAVPLIFMVFTLAGPLIELIFSAEYLESVPALRVLITATAFMFVNGVSSSLLGSVNRQTTVTRITGLAALFNVALNLILIPRFDFMGASAATVMTEALMTVLFLRAVRDLGFGPAWRDLHVAWRILLPAAASIILLLIPAGIIVRVPLALGAYIVGILLTGALDPVDRDILRSIIRD, from the coding sequence ATGAGTCAAGCGAGAGCCCTCGCAAGGAACACCCTCTTCCTCCTTGTGGCCACCATCTTCACCAACGTGGCTGCCTTCGTATGGAACATCTACCTTGCAAGGTACCTGGGAACAGCTGGTTTCGGTATACTATCAACTGCACTTGCCCTTACCGGCATATTCAGCATACTCGCAGATCTGGGTATAGGGACCTATATCACCAGGGAGATTGCAAGGAACCCCTCAGGGGCCGGGGGGCTCGTGGCGGCGGGTCTCGGTAACCGTATCATCCTTGCATGCATAGTATTCGTGCTGATACTCCTCCTCCCCCTCACAGGACTGTACAGCGGGACTGCTGCTGCGGTCATCATCTTCATAGCCGGCTACATGCTTGTTGGCTCCTTCGGCTCATTCTTCAACAGCATATTCCAGGGCTTCCAGAGGATGGAGTACCAGACCATATGGAACATCCTCAACAGCCTCTTCATCCTCTTGGGTGTCCTCGCAGTTATCTGGATGAGGGGGAGTGTCGTGGATGTTGCAATTGCATATCTAATTGCAGCTATCCTCTCACTTGTATACTCCGCTGCAATATTCACCCATCGTTTCTTCACCCCGGGTCTAAGTTTCAGCCGTGACATGATCAGGGAGGCCCTCCCCTTTGGCTTGACAAGTGTCTTCACCCTGATATACTTCTGGATAGACTCTGTGATGCTCTCACTCATGAAGGGTGATGTCTCTGTGGGCCTCTACAATGCACCCTACAGGCTCCTCACAGTCATCACATCACTATACAGCGTCTACCTCGCCGCGGTATTCCCTGTGATGTCCAGGTTCCATGTTGAAAGTGAGGATTCTCTGCGGTTCACCTACATGAGGTCCCTGAAGTACCTCATAATCATAGCCGTCCCCCTGATCTTCATGGTATTCACCCTTGCAGGGCCCCTTATAGAGCTCATCTTCTCGGCGGAGTACCTCGAATCGGTCCCGGCCCTCAGGGTGCTCATAACAGCAACCGCCTTCATGTTTGTGAATGGTGTGAGCTCCAGCCTCCTGGGGTCAGTCAACAGGCAGACCACTGTAACCCGGATCACGGGGCTTGCAGCCCTCTTCAATGTGGCCCTGAACCTTATACTCATCCCGAGATTTGACTTCATGGGTGCCAGCGCTGCCACAGTAATGACCGAGGCCCTCATGACTGTCCTCTTCCTGCGGGCGGTGCGTGATCTGGGTTTTGGTCCGGCATGGAGGGACCTTCATGTCGCCTGGAGGATCCTCCTCCCTGCAGCAGCTTCAATCATCCTCCTTCTAATACCTGCGGGTATAATCGTCAGGGTCCCCCTTGCCCTAGGCGCCTACATCGTCGGGATACTCCTGACTGGTGCCCTGGACCCTGTGGACAGGGATATACTGAGGTCAATCATAAGGGACTAG
- a CDS encoding SDR family oxidoreductase, translating into MRDMDVAVTGGLGFIGSHLTDELLEMGNRVTVIDNLSTGSPDNLRDPRHENLEIVEGSINDLDLESLFEGKDYVFHQAALASVPESVRDPLRCHRVNATGTLRVLMASCRAGVRKVVNASTSAVYGNNPEMPLREDARPMPLSPYAVSKVAGEYYCQVFEEYGLETVSLRYFNVYGPRQRPDSQYAAVIPRFIDALLSGRSPQIYGDGEQSRDFIYVGDVVRANIFLAESPGSGVYNVAGGTSVTVNRLFDIISGILGSNAEPEYLDERPGDVRHSLADTSRLAAAGFSPEVGLEEGLMRTVEWFRKRL; encoded by the coding sequence ATGAGAGATATGGATGTAGCTGTAACCGGAGGACTTGGATTTATAGGTTCACACCTCACAGATGAACTCCTTGAGATGGGAAACCGTGTCACCGTCATCGATAACCTCTCAACCGGGAGCCCTGATAACCTCAGGGACCCGCGGCATGAGAACCTGGAGATAGTTGAGGGGAGCATAAATGACCTGGACCTTGAGTCGCTATTTGAGGGCAAGGACTACGTCTTCCACCAGGCGGCCCTGGCCAGCGTCCCTGAGAGTGTGAGGGACCCCCTCAGGTGCCACCGTGTCAATGCCACAGGGACCCTCAGGGTGCTCATGGCCTCCTGCAGGGCTGGTGTCAGGAAGGTTGTGAACGCATCAACCTCAGCGGTTTACGGGAACAACCCGGAGATGCCCCTGAGGGAGGACGCCAGGCCAATGCCCCTATCACCCTACGCGGTCTCCAAGGTGGCCGGGGAGTACTACTGCCAGGTTTTCGAGGAGTACGGCCTTGAAACCGTCTCTCTTAGGTACTTCAACGTCTACGGGCCCCGGCAGAGGCCAGATTCACAGTATGCTGCGGTTATCCCCAGGTTCATCGACGCCCTCCTCAGTGGCAGGTCACCCCAGATCTACGGGGACGGGGAGCAGAGCAGGGACTTCATATATGTCGGGGACGTTGTAAGGGCCAACATATTCCTCGCCGAGTCCCCTGGATCCGGGGTCTACAATGTGGCCGGAGGGACCTCCGTTACAGTTAACAGGCTCTTCGATATAATCTCAGGGATCCTGGGATCGAATGCAGAACCAGAGTACCTTGATGAAAGGCCCGGAGACGTGCGCCACTCCCTTGCAGACACTTCCCGTCTCGCCGCGGCCGGCTTCAGTCCAGAGGTCGGGCTTGAGGAGGGGCTCATGAGGACCGTCGAGTGGTTCAGAAAAAGGCTTTAG